The Allofrancisella frigidaquae genome has a segment encoding these proteins:
- a CDS encoding LysR family transcriptional regulator produces the protein MNIDFSKDIIEATRYFIKVVELGSYSSVKKFYNVELNTIKSKIDILENYLGVKLIQNIHNRITPTKNGVKYFHSCSKIYKDLESTIDSVKNNGFKERRAIRILGSPLSIKVTIDRVIPKLNQGSTSNLKFTLDNYALNHLDGKEYQFETYDVILINTKHLEHIDLNDWIICKSVNTAKLPALIYGDKNFIKDLHNEPQRVLETDLVFNRYDWDHNIFNFTHKEDAEDNHQNKTYRFNPNKIKYLVSNEVQKSNIIKKENVIGFMPKFYYDSLMKDSEYIDFIRGFEVDFLIESFLVLVYKYSKHKDKLVEAFRTELLELLGNDLGSHDVS, from the coding sequence ATGAATATTGATTTCAGCAAAGATATTATTGAGGCAACACGTTATTTCATCAAGGTAGTAGAACTAGGATCATACAGCTCTGTAAAAAAATTCTATAACGTTGAACTTAACACTATAAAAAGCAAGATAGACATATTAGAAAATTATCTTGGAGTTAAACTCATACAAAATATACACAATCGCATCACCCCAACAAAAAATGGTGTCAAATATTTTCATTCTTGTAGCAAAATCTATAAGGATTTAGAAAGCACTATAGATAGCGTTAAAAATAATGGATTTAAAGAAAGACGAGCTATAAGAATACTGGGGTCTCCACTTTCTATAAAAGTAACTATAGATAGAGTAATACCCAAACTAAATCAAGGCTCCACTAGTAACTTAAAGTTTACTTTAGACAATTATGCCTTAAACCATCTAGACGGTAAAGAATATCAATTTGAGACATATGATGTAATCTTAATAAATACAAAACATCTGGAACATATTGATTTAAATGATTGGATAATTTGTAAATCTGTCAATACCGCAAAACTACCTGCTCTAATATATGGGGATAAAAATTTTATAAAAGATTTACATAACGAACCCCAGAGAGTTCTAGAGACAGACTTGGTATTTAACCGATATGACTGGGACCACAATATTTTTAACTTCACACATAAAGAAGATGCTGAAGATAACCATCAAAACAAAACCTATAGGTTCAACCCTAATAAAATAAAATATCTAGTTAGTAATGAAGTACAAAAATCTAATATTATAAAAAAAGAGAATGTAATTGGTTTTATGCCTAAATTTTACTACGACTCACTGATGAAAGATTCCGAATATATTGACTTTATAAGAGGCTTTGAGGTAGATTTTCTCATAGAATCTTTTTTAGTTTTAGTATACAAGTATTCAAAGCATAAAGATAAGTTAGTTGAGGCATTTAGAACTGAGTTGTTAGAATTATTAGGAAATGATTTAGGAAGCCATGATGTTAGTTAA
- the prfB gene encoding peptide chain release factor 2 (programmed frameshift), with protein sequence MESVNYRTLLKDLSNRIESLRGYLDYDVKKEKLTEILMELEDGSIWDNPEHAQNLGKQKVELENIVLTCEYIIETLGTLTELLELAQEDESLIQEIAKDTHEITQEIERLEFRRMFSKKMDPNNAYLDIQSGSGGTEAQDWAEMLMRMYMRWSDSHGFKVTIDNVSDGDVAGIKGCTLKIEGEYAYGWLRTETGIHRLVRKSPFDSNNKRHTSFASVFISPEVDDNIDVEINPADLRVDTYRASGAGGQHVNKTDSAVRITHLPTNIVVQSQSDRSQHKNRENAMKQLKSKLYEMELQKRNAEKNALEDSKSDIGWGSQIRSYVLDQSRIKDLRTGVENTNTQAVLDGDLDKFIEASLKSGL encoded by the exons ATGGAATCAGTAAACTATAGAACTTTATTAAAGGATTTATCTAATCGTATAGAATCATTACGAGGCTATCTT GACTATGATGTCAAAAAAGAAAAATTAACAGAAATTTTAATGGAGCTAGAAGATGGCTCTATATGGGATAATCCTGAACATGCACAAAACCTGGGCAAACAAAAGGTTGAACTAGAAAACATTGTGTTAACTTGTGAATATATTATAGAGACTTTAGGAACTTTAACAGAACTTCTTGAGTTAGCACAAGAGGATGAATCTTTAATCCAAGAAATTGCAAAAGATACTCATGAGATTACTCAAGAAATTGAGAGGCTAGAATTTAGAAGAATGTTTTCTAAAAAGATGGACCCTAATAATGCTTATCTAGATATTCAGTCTGGTTCTGGAGGAACAGAAGCACAAGACTGGGCTGAAATGTTAATGCGAATGTATATGCGTTGGTCAGATAGTCATGGTTTTAAAGTTACGATAGATAATGTCTCAGATGGTGACGTTGCAGGTATAAAAGGATGTACTTTAAAAATTGAAGGTGAATATGCATATGGATGGTTAAGAACAGAAACAGGGATTCATAGGCTAGTTAGAAAATCACCCTTTGATTCTAATAATAAAAGACATACATCGTTTGCTTCAGTGTTTATCTCACCTGAAGTTGATGATAATATCGATGTTGAGATTAATCCAGCTGATTTAAGGGTGGATACATATAGAGCATCAGGAGCTGGTGGCCAGCATGTTAACAAAACTGATTCAGCTGTTAGAATAACTCACTTACCAACAAATATTGTGGTCCAGAGTCAAAGCGATAGATCGCAGCATAAAAATAGAGAAAATGCTATGAAACAGTTAAAATCTAAGCTGTATGAAATGGAGCTACAAAAACGAAACGCTGAAAAAAATGCTTTAGAAGATTCAAAATCTGACATTGGTTGGGGAAGTCAAATTCGCTCTTACGTTTTAGATCAATCTCGTATTAAAGATCTAAGAACAGGTGTGGAAAACACAAATACTCAAGCAGTATTAGATGGTGATTTAGATAAATTTATAGAAGCAAGCTTAAAAAGTGGTTTATAG
- a CDS encoding nitroreductase codes for MNVIDALKKRKSVRKFLEKPIPPELLVKLFEAAKWTPSSKNTQPWKIAVISGEKKENLMNKILKAHKEGQKPCMEYGYEGEELDGELKQRAIKCGHDLYSALGITREDKDRRLQQWAKNYLSFESPTTAFIFKYHNTGISGYMDCGMLIQSIMLAAIDLGLATCPQASLAHYPDVVKQELGYKDYILLCGIAIGYEDTQDRVNNYRTEREKLNNVVNFI; via the coding sequence ATGAATGTAATCGATGCATTAAAAAAGCGTAAATCTGTTAGGAAATTTCTAGAAAAACCTATACCTCCAGAACTTCTTGTTAAATTATTTGAAGCTGCAAAATGGACGCCTTCTAGCAAAAACACCCAACCATGGAAGATAGCTGTCATCAGCGGAGAAAAAAAAGAAAATCTAATGAACAAAATACTTAAAGCTCATAAAGAAGGACAAAAACCATGCATGGAATACGGGTATGAAGGTGAAGAGTTAGATGGCGAACTAAAGCAAAGAGCTATAAAGTGTGGGCACGATCTATATAGTGCTTTAGGAATAACCAGAGAGGATAAAGATAGACGGTTACAACAATGGGCAAAAAATTATCTTTCTTTCGAATCTCCGACTACAGCATTTATATTTAAGTACCATAATACAGGAATTAGTGGCTACATGGACTGTGGGATGCTAATCCAATCTATAATGCTAGCAGCAATTGATCTAGGGTTAGCAACATGCCCTCAAGCATCATTAGCACACTATCCAGATGTAGTAAAACAAGAGTTAGGCTACAAAGATTATATATTGTTATGTGGTATCGCTATAGGATACGAAGATACTCAAGATAGAGTAAATAATTATCGCACAGAAAGAGAAAAATTAAATAATGTGGTTAATTTTATATAA
- a CDS encoding inorganic phosphate transporter gives MVTSMLIIIICVALFFEFTNGFHDAANVVATPIATKSLTPYQAIGLAAFFNFLGAFFGTAVAATISKGLVDTSIVSDIVLVSALLGAISWNFFTWYFGIPSSSSHALIGSLVGAVIIGASYKDVNYITVVNKVLVPMISSPILAFFVALIVCIVLLNIFTQVKNVRLTNKYIRELQVVSTSLLSFSHGSNDAQKTMSIITLALLSAGLVQSTVVPDWVIIVCGAAMGLGTLSGGKKIIKTLSTKLSKLEPTNAVSAELSSGLLVLGASHIGLPVSTTQVASGSIMGAGFADSGVNWRVVKKLATAWLLTIPACIFVTGIIYTILYHSFGSF, from the coding sequence ATGGTTACCTCAATGTTAATAATAATCATTTGCGTGGCTTTATTTTTTGAGTTTACAAATGGTTTTCACGATGCAGCAAATGTCGTTGCTACACCAATAGCTACTAAATCTTTAACACCTTACCAAGCTATAGGTCTAGCCGCTTTTTTTAATTTTTTAGGAGCATTTTTTGGTACTGCTGTAGCAGCTACTATCTCAAAAGGCCTTGTAGATACAAGTATAGTTTCAGATATAGTTCTTGTATCTGCCTTGTTAGGAGCTATAAGTTGGAATTTTTTCACATGGTATTTTGGGATCCCGTCAAGCTCATCTCATGCCCTAATAGGCTCTTTAGTAGGGGCTGTTATAATAGGAGCTAGCTATAAAGACGTTAATTACATTACAGTAGTTAATAAGGTTCTTGTACCAATGATTAGCTCACCAATTTTAGCTTTTTTCGTAGCTTTAATTGTTTGTATAGTTTTGTTAAATATTTTTACTCAAGTAAAAAATGTAAGACTTACTAACAAATACATTAGGGAGTTACAAGTAGTATCAACTAGTTTATTATCCTTTTCGCATGGTTCAAATGATGCTCAAAAAACTATGTCAATTATAACCTTAGCATTATTAAGTGCCGGTTTAGTACAGAGCACTGTAGTTCCAGATTGGGTTATAATAGTTTGTGGTGCAGCTATGGGTTTGGGGACTCTTTCTGGTGGTAAAAAAATCATAAAAACCTTAAGTACAAAACTTTCGAAACTTGAGCCTACAAATGCTGTTTCAGCCGAGTTAAGTTCAGGATTATTAGTTTTAGGTGCTTCTCATATAGGCTTACCAGTTAGTACTACTCAAGTTGCATCAGGTTCAATCATGGGTGCTGGCTTTGCTGATTCAGGAGTTAATTGGAGAGTTGTTAAAAAGCTAGCAACCGCATGGCTACTAACCATACCTGCGTGTATCTTTGTTACAGGGATCATCTATACCATACTATATCATTCTTTTGGTAGTTTTTAG
- a CDS encoding cytochrome b yields the protein MLKRDLVKKIIMALHWFTVVLLILVFISIEFRSTFGKNTVFYNFMKSSHLYIGFSILFLTICRIILKQFAIFQRSDYSFLRDFSAKVVHGFLYSWLIIMPILGWCIISAKGTYTIPFGLPSILDTMPKEQVIQLKNMHEYLAYLGLGIVFVHILVGLSNYLLTSRTISYSKIKVSKNTNKYKEKVFK from the coding sequence ATGCTAAAAAGAGATCTAGTTAAAAAAATTATTATGGCCCTTCACTGGTTTACGGTTGTTTTGTTAATCTTAGTATTTATATCTATAGAGTTTAGAAGCACTTTTGGTAAAAACACAGTTTTTTACAATTTTATGAAAAGCTCGCACTTATATATAGGTTTTAGTATTTTATTTTTAACCATTTGTAGGATTATTTTAAAGCAGTTTGCTATATTTCAGAGATCAGATTATAGTTTTTTGCGTGATTTTTCGGCCAAAGTAGTTCATGGGTTTTTATATTCTTGGTTAATAATTATGCCTATTTTAGGTTGGTGTATAATAAGTGCAAAAGGTACATATACAATACCATTTGGATTGCCAAGTATTCTTGACACCATGCCAAAAGAACAAGTTATACAGTTAAAGAATATGCATGAATACTTAGCATATCTTGGGTTAGGTATAGTATTTGTTCATATTTTAGTAGGTTTATCTAATTATTTATTAACAAGTAGAACTATTTCTTATTCGAAAATAAAAGTTTCTAAAAACACTAACAAATATAAGGAGAAAGTTTTCAAATAA
- a CDS encoding DUF47 family protein — protein sequence MLRKLVKTLIPSQDKIFFDLLIQATESVEESARILDQIMKEKDNLTISELAEELRLTRTVTVELANKIDHELARYFVTPIDRVELHNIITLLSKLNKRIVRAYRYMQILMEEERGNVNLYLSNCVETLRKMTKVLDGMMKAFSKGDYKTLKSLYTRITVLDENVLEDLGYALKKFSHFEEGDIIFIMKVKDIYKTIENAISTCTAVAESIMRIYVKEV from the coding sequence ATGTTGCGAAAACTAGTAAAAACCTTAATTCCAAGTCAAGATAAGATATTTTTTGACCTATTGATACAGGCTACAGAGAGTGTAGAAGAGTCAGCAAGGATTTTAGATCAGATAATGAAAGAGAAGGATAATCTAACGATATCTGAGCTTGCAGAAGAGTTAAGACTAACTAGAACCGTCACAGTTGAGTTAGCTAATAAAATTGATCATGAGTTAGCCAGATATTTTGTAACACCTATAGATAGAGTCGAATTACATAATATTATAACTCTACTTTCAAAGCTGAATAAGCGAATCGTAAGAGCTTATCGCTATATGCAAATCCTAATGGAAGAGGAAAGAGGCAACGTTAACCTATATTTATCAAACTGTGTTGAAACTCTTAGAAAAATGACAAAAGTTCTAGATGGTATGATGAAAGCTTTTAGTAAAGGCGATTATAAAACTCTTAAATCACTTTACACAAGAATAACTGTTTTAGATGAGAATGTTTTAGAGGATCTAGGCTATGCTCTTAAGAAATTTTCTCATTTTGAAGAGGGCGATATTATTTTTATAATGAAGGTTAAAGATATCTACAAAACTATAGAGAATGCTATTTCAACTTGTACAGCTGTCGCAGAATCAATAATGAGAATATATGTAAAAGAAGTTTAA
- a CDS encoding glycosyl hydrolase family 18 protein gives MKKNLPRKKVYLLLLSLLIVIIGFIILSKNTELSVQPSEMIGKQKEKPAKSILESPHKKLLPDRIIGGFLDMMALSSANNIDMKKVADDGYNVIIIANTEVYGTDINFSSNSLAGVSNQEFEKKIAEAKSAGLDVILGVGGIPNTFYPGGQKNEVGPKVIGEDLTDAQINTLAENIVKFLKKYDINGIVFGIRRYISPAFLNKLIAKIKHADSNLAIIVSPKVNDYKLVTTGHSEDYSSAIKSGNVDYLFIQEYDEYPQYDPNFISESYDKIIQNAEVPFKTKVLIMEPTDPLAGGGVNTVYHPMADATNSLTTSQAVALMLPQLEKIKLKPRFSGIVGWTLNADYTSGLYDDADHKAGSFALGLRNCIYKNICDPRVKIIKGPVVAGFLPLWGKNSTYNISGRQLNSSPISIKMPEDKEYCDENPQVCKYNVFIVAYLTYSSSGGFKFTFNQENGDSKEIYSPQDLKEFIGYMKQKGKHVIVSIGGKFSYIEWQEFDFDELEKIVGDYGFDGVNFDLSPSDLPQNKQMTQQAAKKIIEFVKHMKTTKPDFWLTFSPVWTYIVAPLDKNGEDNIYRNQSYADLMDEIGVNNIDYIWLNTYGHSGMAGILGFYKDPKGNYLKVTSNDGYPSFMASLAWALTTQQGYDANKPKYEVDRVPKIPADKLIFTIPAIEGVTARGLTYALSANDIKATVELMEKHQASFGGFALWSIDFDAMKINQGELSAGYSHQPWSTTDAIASIKLPPVISKVIYKSSINKNSSKKNYSDGSLITSTLINYPDGIGTYGAGTIVSYQAAEYKCISTLVASLCNDKMYMPNGLYGKLAWEKVQKDSVVDDSTFTNKPEIIMVNGAYKYPSGIGSYRDAEVVVNGDKKYECIPGNQDLCNNLTYAPYGDKSYLAWSDITKATNVERSTIDSKVKKPKAAEYVYPDGIISYAGGTTVSIGNDLYRCKVGPESRLCSIEAFDPSGDYGTDAWVKIN, from the coding sequence GTGAAAAAAAACTTACCTAGAAAAAAAGTATACTTATTACTTTTATCATTATTGATAGTAATAATAGGCTTTATTATTTTATCTAAAAACACAGAGCTTAGTGTGCAACCGTCTGAAATGATCGGTAAGCAAAAAGAAAAACCAGCCAAATCAATCTTAGAATCACCGCATAAAAAGTTACTGCCAGATAGAATTATAGGAGGTTTTCTAGATATGATGGCTTTAAGTTCAGCTAATAATATTGATATGAAAAAAGTAGCCGATGACGGTTATAATGTTATAATTATTGCAAATACAGAGGTTTATGGTACAGACATAAATTTTTCTTCTAATAGCTTAGCTGGTGTTAGTAATCAAGAATTTGAAAAAAAGATAGCTGAAGCTAAAAGTGCAGGGTTAGACGTTATCTTAGGCGTTGGAGGCATCCCAAATACTTTTTATCCAGGGGGCCAAAAGAACGAGGTTGGTCCTAAAGTGATAGGGGAGGACTTAACAGATGCCCAAATAAATACACTTGCTGAGAATATAGTTAAATTCTTAAAAAAGTATGATATCAACGGTATCGTTTTTGGAATTAGGAGATACATTTCTCCAGCGTTTCTAAATAAACTAATAGCAAAAATTAAACATGCAGACTCAAATTTAGCTATTATAGTAAGTCCTAAGGTAAATGATTATAAACTTGTTACTACAGGTCATAGTGAAGATTACTCTAGTGCTATTAAATCTGGAAACGTTGATTATTTATTTATACAAGAATACGATGAATACCCACAGTATGATCCTAATTTTATTTCAGAAAGTTACGATAAAATTATTCAAAATGCTGAAGTTCCATTTAAAACAAAAGTTTTGATAATGGAACCAACAGACCCTTTAGCTGGAGGGGGAGTTAACACTGTGTATCATCCTATGGCAGATGCTACAAATTCTCTTACAACGTCTCAAGCCGTAGCTTTAATGTTACCACAGCTTGAAAAAATAAAACTTAAACCAAGATTTTCTGGCATTGTAGGTTGGACTTTAAATGCTGATTATACCTCTGGTTTATATGATGACGCTGACCATAAAGCAGGATCTTTTGCTTTAGGATTACGCAATTGTATTTATAAAAACATTTGTGATCCAAGAGTCAAAATCATTAAAGGACCAGTTGTTGCAGGATTTTTACCTTTGTGGGGGAAAAACAGTACGTATAACATTTCTGGTAGACAATTAAATAGTAGTCCTATAAGTATTAAAATGCCAGAGGATAAAGAGTATTGTGATGAAAACCCACAGGTTTGTAAGTATAACGTTTTTATAGTCGCGTATTTAACTTACAGCAGTAGCGGTGGATTTAAGTTTACTTTTAATCAAGAAAATGGTGACTCGAAAGAGATATATTCTCCACAAGATCTTAAAGAGTTTATAGGCTATATGAAACAAAAAGGCAAACATGTCATAGTTTCGATTGGTGGAAAATTTTCTTACATTGAGTGGCAAGAGTTTGATTTTGATGAGCTTGAAAAAATTGTTGGTGATTATGGTTTCGATGGTGTGAATTTTGACTTATCTCCTTCTGACCTTCCACAAAACAAACAGATGACACAGCAAGCTGCTAAAAAGATTATAGAGTTTGTAAAACATATGAAAACTACAAAACCAGATTTTTGGTTAACATTTTCCCCTGTTTGGACATATATTGTGGCGCCTTTAGATAAAAATGGTGAAGATAATATTTACCGTAATCAAAGTTATGCTGATTTAATGGATGAAATAGGAGTTAATAACATTGATTACATATGGTTAAATACATATGGTCATTCAGGTATGGCCGGTATTTTAGGTTTCTATAAAGATCCTAAAGGAAACTATCTGAAGGTTACTTCAAATGATGGTTACCCTAGTTTTATGGCTTCTTTAGCTTGGGCCTTAACGACACAACAGGGGTACGATGCAAATAAGCCTAAATACGAGGTAGATCGTGTTCCTAAAATTCCTGCTGATAAGTTAATATTTACTATCCCAGCCATAGAAGGAGTTACTGCAAGGGGGTTGACATACGCACTTTCTGCTAATGATATCAAAGCTACTGTGGAGTTGATGGAAAAACATCAAGCATCTTTTGGGGGTTTTGCATTATGGAGTATAGATTTTGATGCTATGAAAATTAACCAAGGAGAACTGTCTGCTGGATATTCACATCAGCCATGGAGTACTACTGATGCAATAGCTTCTATAAAGCTTCCTCCAGTTATTTCTAAAGTGATTTATAAATCCAGCATTAATAAAAATTCTAGTAAAAAAAACTACTCAGATGGATCCTTGATTACTAGTACACTAATCAATTATCCAGATGGTATAGGCACATATGGTGCTGGTACCATTGTTAGTTATCAAGCTGCAGAATATAAATGTATTTCTACTTTAGTGGCAAGTCTGTGTAACGATAAAATGTACATGCCAAATGGCTTATATGGAAAACTTGCATGGGAAAAAGTTCAAAAAGATAGCGTTGTCGATGATAGCACATTTACTAATAAACCTGAAATAATAATGGTCAATGGAGCTTATAAGTATCCTAGTGGCATAGGCTCCTACAGAGATGCTGAAGTTGTAGTAAACGGGGATAAAAAATATGAATGTATACCCGGCAATCAAGATTTATGTAACAATCTTACTTATGCACCTTACGGTGATAAAAGTTATCTGGCATGGAGTGATATAACAAAAGCGACTAATGTGGAGCGCTCGACTATAGATTCTAAGGTTAAAAAACCAAAAGCTGCCGAATATGTTTATCCAGATGGCATAATTTCGTATGCAGGTGGTACAACAGTATCAATAGGTAACGATCTGTATAGATGTAAAGTAGGACCAGAGTCAAGACTATGTTCTATAGAAGCATTTGATCCTTCGGGTGACTATGGTACAGATGCTTGGGTAAAAATAAATTAA
- the lysS gene encoding lysine--tRNA ligase gives MTDKNNKVEEQVLDENSQIALRKEKLKILAEQNAGISHPNIFKRNVVAACLQAKYADKTKQELEETEPKQNYKVAGRVVLRRVMGKASFFTLQDMSGRVQVYLKKSDLPEGQYDTFKNLCDLGDIVAVSGVVFKTNTGELSIHADHFEVLTKAIRPLPDKFHGLSDQEMRYRQRYVDLITNEKAREVFKVRSKVVSFIRKYFDNLNFMEVETPMMHVLQGGAAAKPFRTHHNALDMPLYLRIAPELYLKRLVVGGFERVYEINRNFRNEGVSSRHNPEFTMLEFYMAYADYNDLMDLTEDMLSKLVKEITGSVELEYGEHKINFSAPYLRISMVDSIVKYNQDITTQDLADFESARKVAEKLKIKVEPFYELGHLINEIFEETVEDKLIQPTFITDYPAVVSPLARRSDSNPEFTDRFEFFVGAREIANGFSELNDAEDQAERFRKQVEAAASGDDEAMPYDKDYIRALEYGMPPTAGQGIGIDRLVMYLTNSQSIRDVILFPHMKPEIS, from the coding sequence ATGACGGATAAAAATAATAAAGTAGAAGAGCAAGTTTTAGATGAAAACTCACAAATTGCTTTAAGAAAAGAAAAATTAAAGATATTAGCTGAACAAAACGCAGGGATTAGTCATCCAAATATTTTTAAAAGAAATGTAGTTGCTGCGTGTCTTCAAGCTAAGTATGCAGATAAGACAAAGCAAGAATTAGAAGAAACAGAACCCAAACAGAATTATAAAGTCGCAGGACGTGTAGTATTAAGAAGAGTTATGGGAAAAGCTTCTTTTTTTACTCTTCAAGATATGTCAGGCAGAGTGCAAGTTTATCTTAAAAAAAGTGATTTGCCAGAAGGTCAATATGATACATTTAAGAATCTATGTGACTTAGGAGATATAGTTGCTGTTTCTGGTGTTGTGTTTAAAACTAATACAGGTGAGCTTTCTATTCATGCTGATCATTTTGAAGTTTTAACTAAAGCTATCAGACCATTACCAGATAAGTTTCATGGCTTGTCAGATCAAGAAATGAGATACCGTCAAAGATATGTCGATCTTATAACAAATGAAAAAGCTAGAGAAGTTTTCAAAGTACGTTCGAAGGTGGTTAGTTTTATTCGTAAGTATTTTGATAATTTAAATTTTATGGAAGTAGAAACGCCTATGATGCATGTGCTGCAAGGTGGTGCTGCAGCAAAACCTTTTAGAACCCATCATAATGCTCTTGATATGCCTTTATATTTACGTATTGCTCCGGAGTTATACTTAAAAAGGTTAGTAGTTGGTGGTTTTGAGCGTGTATACGAGATAAATCGTAATTTTAGAAATGAAGGGGTATCTTCTCGTCATAATCCGGAATTTACAATGCTTGAGTTTTATATGGCATATGCTGATTATAATGATTTGATGGATCTAACAGAGGATATGCTTTCAAAGTTAGTTAAAGAAATCACTGGTAGTGTAGAGCTGGAATATGGTGAACATAAGATCAACTTTTCTGCACCATATCTACGTATATCTATGGTTGATTCTATAGTTAAGTACAATCAAGATATTACAACTCAAGATTTAGCTGATTTTGAATCAGCAAGAAAAGTAGCAGAGAAGTTAAAGATAAAGGTAGAGCCTTTCTATGAGCTTGGTCATTTAATAAATGAAATTTTTGAAGAGACTGTTGAAGATAAGCTTATTCAACCTACATTTATAACAGACTATCCAGCTGTAGTTTCTCCTTTAGCTCGTCGTAGTGATAGTAATCCAGAGTTTACAGATAGGTTTGAGTTTTTTGTAGGAGCCCGTGAGATTGCAAATGGGTTTTCTGAGCTAAATGATGCTGAAGATCAGGCAGAAAGATTTAGAAAACAAGTTGAGGCAGCAGCTTCAGGTGATGATGAAGCAATGCCATATGATAAGGATTATATTAGAGCACTAGAGTACGGTATGCCACCAACAGCAGGTCAAGGTATAGGAATTGATAGGCTTGTGATGTATCTAACCAACTCACAGTCGATAAGAGATGTGATACTTTTTCCTCATATGAAACCTGAAATATCCTAA
- a CDS encoding hydrolase codes for MQTKIFSVKGGLSFPVYERLYGFQDKGISLGGAQDQLSFRVAYQLFNQPLDFQAIEMIYPAKITAEEDLLFILCGATYENTSMGGKQIVYNQIQSFKKGDTLEFSGIKTGFRTLIFAIAQTSNQIVDIGKKRSKEIEQFIDSNYKNNYIRVIKGPEFDILEDNGFFEQVWTISPNSSQMGISLDGNALPIKKVEMISQPVVDGTIQLSPGGPIVLMRHRQTVGGYPRVTIVVEPDINKLAQFVPKAHLRFKLVSFDEAIELNSKFNTLFTKNLFS; via the coding sequence ATGCAAACAAAAATATTTTCCGTGAAAGGAGGGTTATCGTTCCCTGTTTATGAAAGACTATATGGCTTTCAAGATAAGGGTATATCTCTTGGTGGCGCTCAAGATCAATTAAGTTTTAGAGTTGCTTATCAGTTATTTAATCAGCCTTTAGATTTTCAAGCCATAGAGATGATTTACCCTGCGAAAATAACAGCTGAAGAAGATTTGCTTTTTATATTGTGTGGAGCAACTTACGAAAATACTTCTATGGGCGGCAAACAAATAGTATACAACCAAATACAGTCTTTTAAAAAAGGAGATACACTAGAATTCAGTGGTATTAAGACTGGGTTTCGTACTTTAATTTTTGCTATAGCTCAAACTTCCAACCAAATTGTAGATATTGGTAAGAAAAGGTCAAAAGAAATTGAGCAGTTTATAGATTCAAACTATAAAAATAACTATATACGAGTAATTAAGGGCCCAGAGTTTGATATTCTAGAAGATAATGGTTTTTTTGAGCAAGTTTGGACAATCTCACCAAACTCAAGTCAAATGGGGATCTCTCTAGATGGTAATGCTTTGCCTATTAAGAAAGTAGAAATGATCTCACAACCTGTAGTTGATGGTACAATACAGCTCTCTCCAGGTGGACCGATAGTTTTGATGCGCCATAGACAAACTGTAGGTGGTTATCCAAGAGTGACTATAGTCGTTGAGCCAGATATAAATAAACTTGCTCAGTTTGTACCAAAGGCCCATTTAAGATTTAAGCTTGTTAGTTTCGATGAAGCAATAGAATTAAATTCTAAGTTTAATACTCTTTTTACAAAAAACCTTTTTTCGTAA